The Episyrphus balteatus chromosome 4, idEpiBalt1.1, whole genome shotgun sequence genome includes a window with the following:
- the LOC129918619 gene encoding neuropeptide-like protein 28 yields MFSKSLFSYFFIILLVVGCFDFGTCAVISTCSVWPGYSCWPGYYGGYGYGGYGGLYSGLYSGLYSGLYSGLYSGLYSGYGGGSYVYGNNCYGSNCVTTCITPCQTPCIFTTSCCC; encoded by the exons ATGTTTAGCAAatctttattttcatatttctttATAATACTTCTTGTTGTTGGTTGTTTTGATTTTGGAACTTGTGCTGTt ATTTCTACATGCAGTGTCTGGCCAGGATATAGTTGTTGGCCGGGATACTATGGAGGATACGGTTACGGTGGATATGGTGGATTATACAGTGGATTATACAGTGGATTATACAGTGGATTATACAGTGGATTATACAGCGGATTATACAGTGGATATGGCGGTGGGTCATACGTATATGGAAACAATTGCTACGGTAGCAATTGTGTAACAACATGTATTACTCCATGTCAGACACCTTGCATTTTTACAACATCTTGCTGTTGCTAA